From the Drosophila simulans strain w501 chromosome 2L, Prin_Dsim_3.1, whole genome shotgun sequence genome, the window ACACGGCCAGCAAGGATTCGGACAGGGTGGACACGGCCAGCAAGGATTCGGACAGGGCCAGCAAGGATTCGGCGGACAAGGTGGACATGGCCAGCAAGGATTCGGACAAGGTGGACATGGCCAGCAAGGACACGGACGTTACTAAAATACAgtctaaataaaaaaattttccaaatttaaaaACCCTTAAAttagttacatttttttagttacatttttaatttgcagaAATTACTATTTACAATAGCTGAAAAGCAGCTGTCTTTTATACCCCTTGCTCGTAGACAAAAAGGGGTATATTAAATTCCTATAAAATGTAGTAGAACAATAGTCAGCGTTGTTGAACGTATTAGTTACAGATTTTAACACAAGTTTATTGTTTCTTTCTATATGAGAGCACAACCATTACCCAGGACATTTTTGgcagtttgtgggcgtggcaacatcaaaaaacaaacgtgcgctgcgtctatgccTCTGGAATCTGTATGCCTTAGGAAACTTAtcagcttttatagttcctctGATCTCGACGGACAGACAGGCAGGCGGACGGACATGGACTGGTCGAACGAGAAAGTGTGATTAAGtgtatgaaaaaatatattcttgaaAAAATCGCTTAGGAAAAGATGGGAAAACAGCTGTCGATGTCGATTCTTTCTTCCATTCAATGGGGTTAAGTCTGGGAATTCATCGTTGCATCAGCTAATTCTCTTGAAAAAACATTGCAAGGCTGGAAATATCAACTTCTAGTGAATACTGACGATAGGGAAATGTAATTACTCTCAACAAAATTTTGAGTACGACCATTTTTACGATCgatttagaaatataaataaaacatgcaTATAAGTTTAAGGTGACGTCCTAAGTAAAAGTATGTGTACCTTAAATGGTTATAGTAAGTATTTTAAACTATTGTATATGGAAGGGTATTTAATGATGAAGTGTAagctcgttttattttttgctatATAAGACGCATGTTGCAAAAGAGAGCATTATCACATACAAGATGGAGTTTATGGTAAGTGGGGCGTAATGGGTTAATATAAGTTGttgataaaataatatttatagtttcaGGTTCTACTAGTCAGTTTCATGGTCACTGCTTTAGCTGCAACCAACCTAGGATCATCATACCGATATGACTGTAATTCGATTAAATGCACTTACAAGCTTTGCACAAATACTTTAGATGGTACACAAGATTGCACTACTAGCGATTCCGTTCCTAAAAATATAGCAGGCAAGAGAAGAGCATCTTCCTACAGGTATTCATGTGCTTGGAATACTGGCGTATATAAATGCACCCATATACGATGCACCCAAGATTTCGGAGGTCATAAAAATTGTACAACAAGCGTTACTACCCCAAATTAAAGATGgaattaagtaaataaacaaattaagatTGATTGTCGCTCAGTACCTTTATTTGTTCGGCTGGCTAGATATTTAGAGGTATTATAAAATGGTATTTCTTTGTGTTACAATCGGAATGACAAGACAAATTAGTTCACTGCTCCGGGGGGCGGTGGGGGCTGTCCGGCGCACCACGGCGAGCAGGGCGGTAGAGTTGGGCGTGGCGCGTCTGGCTCTGGGCGACCCAAAGCCCCGGCAAACAGAAGCGATAGCAAAAGCAGCTGAAGAGAGGTATTATTAATCAAATGTGGGGTCAGAACCAGCTCACGGCTATCAGATCAGCTTAATGCTGCTCCAAGCGAACTTACGCAGCACTTAAG encodes:
- the LOC27208582 gene encoding uncharacterized protein LOC27208582 is translated as MEFMFQVLLVSFMVTALAATNLGSSYRYDCNSIKCTYKLCTNTLDGTQDCTTSDSVPKNIAGKRRASSYRYSCAWNTGVYKCTHIRCTQDFGGHKNCTTSVTTPN
- the LOC6732356 gene encoding aspartate and serine-rich protein isoform X1: MDSRVDTAKVDMVSKDSDKVDTASKDSDRVDTANKDSDRVDTASKDSDRVDTASKDSDRASKDSADKVDMASKDSDKVDMASKDTDVTKIQSK